In the genome of Lathyrus oleraceus cultivar Zhongwan6 chromosome 4, CAAS_Psat_ZW6_1.0, whole genome shotgun sequence, the window aaaggaaaaaggggagggtaaattttggggtatgatagtTGCCCCTGTTTAATCATCTTAAATATGAAGGTGCAATTTTGTTTAGCGTTTCAGGCGTTTAGGTGGAAGAGGAGTTAAtacaaaaataaatgaaaatttGCCTGTGATAAAAGGGTTGTATTGTAAGGAGTAGTAGGTAAACTTGTTGGTTTTTCCCGCTGCTGATTGACTAAAATATTGTGTTGGGGAGACAAATCAGCTTCAAAGTAAAAATGCCTGATATGCAGGATGTATGCAATATATGATTGTTTAATTATAATGCATATGCAATATGAATATTGGGTAGTGATATAAGGATTGTTGGTGAAAGATAGACTTCGACTCGTCAGTATCCACACCAGAGAACATGTAATGAATAACTTTCGTGTTACCACCGCTACTGGGAAAAATCGGTATGGTTGAGGACTACCATCTGGCTCCACTGGGGGAAGAAGAATGTATGACCTTACTGAGCAATTATTGAGATACAAGCGTACAAAAAATGTTTAACTATAAACTACTGATAATCTTCTGGGGAGTTTTTAGTAATCAAGCAATGCATAGAGTTTTCCATTTGATTTAGCTTTTTATTATTCTCAAAGTTTTATAGCATTATGCAATCAAGATTGACAgttattttaaaaacaaaatgcgggaaaaataaaaAGATGAGAAGTTACTGAATAACGATTTATTTTATTGATTGTGAAAAATTGTACATGTAAAGTGTGCACAAGGATGCAAAAATCCTTAAAGAGGAAattacaaaaattgaaaaacaaattAAATGGCAATGGGAGATTAGTTTGATTTTCCACTAATCATAACCTTGGTTGTCATTCGCATAGCTCTGGGCTCTGATACTTTGCTTCTGTTGACGATGATTGGATTGATCTGATGTCGCACGAGGTCAAGTTGAGGGTGAGAATATGCTTAAAAGATAACATCAAGATATAGTCAAATGTCtttatccctaaattttgcatggaattttttattcttttgtccACCGGGATGCCATTTTTGCATAAGTCACCCTTTTCGGTTTTCAACTTATCGGTCTTGTATATTTTTTTTgaatccctaacttttgcatgggCGTTTCATTTTTTGGGTCCATTAGGATATCCATTTTTTCTTAGATTGGTTATGAAGGATGTCAATCTAGCGGGCTTTGTATTCATTTTTTTCTAGGTGTAATATTTTTTGAGTACATCTGAGTTCACCGACATCCGAAAGTCATCCCCATCCTTTATGATAAGAATGAGAACCCCTTATGAGAAGGCCTTTTTGACAACAAAATatccttcatagtttggagtccacaTGCCCCGAGGATTCGAGTGTATAAGAGAAAGTCTTTTGAGCACAAGCTCGTCGGCTCGGAATGAGCGAGGAAgaactttcttatcaaaagctctCTTGAGGCGTCGTTGGTATAACTGACCACAGAAGACGTTCGTTAATAACTTCTCTTCAATGAGATTCAATTGATCATGTCTTTACTACACCCATTCAGCTTCATCGAGGTCTGCTTCCATGATGACCCTCAGAGAGGGGATTTCAACTTCAATAGGCAGAACATCCTCCATTCCATATACTAACGAATAAGGAGTTACCCCAGTACAAGTGTGCATTGACGTTTTATAGGCATGTAGAGCAAAGGGGAGCATCTtatgccaatccttatatgtctTGACCGTCTTCTGGATCATCTCTTTGATATTCTTGTTAGTTGCTTTGACGAtgccattcatcttgggccggtatggtgaagagttgtgatgctcgatcttaAACTCTTGGCACAACTCACTtatcatcttgttattgaggttaCTGGAATTGTCAGTAATATTCCTTCTAGGAACATCGTAGCGACAAATTATTTATTTCTTGATAAATCGTGTAACCATTTGTCTTGTGACGTTTGTATAGGAAGTAACTTCCAtccactttgtgaagtagtcaatggcaacaaggatgaaacgatgaCTGTTGGAAGCTTTCGGCTCGTCATACtaatcatgtcaatgccccacataggGAAAGGCCAAGGAGAAGTCAAGATGTTTAATGGAGTTGGTGGAACGTGGATCTTATCACCGAAGATTTGGCACTTGTGACACCTCTTGAAGAAGTTGTAATAGTCGACCTCCATTGTTGTTCAATAATATCCAGCCCGAAGGATCTTCTAAGCCATAGCATACCCCTTAGCATGCACACCTTCGCATCCCTCATGTATGGACCTTATGATCGTGcttgcttcgtgtctatccacacatctgagcgACACAAAATCATAATTCCTCTTGTCTAAAAACATCCACATTCAAAAAGAACTTAGAAGAAAATCTTCTCAAAGCCTTATTATCTGGGATGGATGCTTTCTCGGGATATTCATGTCTTTCCAGATGTCTCTTaatgtcatagaaccaaggcttATCGTCAGATTCGGCCTCCATTGCTATACAATGTGTTGGTTCATCCAAGTGGTCAATGCGGATGACAGGTGCTTCGTTCTTCCAATTGACTTTAAACATGGATGAAATAGTAGCTAGAGCATAAGCTAACCGATTCTCTTCCCTAGGAATATAATGAAAGTGATTTCATCAAAATAGGGAATCAGTTTTATGATGTGTTCTCTATACGAAATCAACTTCTTATCCCGAGTTTCCCGATCTCCTCGTACTTGACTGACTACTAAGGTAGAGTATCCAAACACTTCAAGAATATTGACTCTTAAATTGGTGATTGGTTCAATACCGTATATGCATGCTTCATATTTTGTCATGTTGTTTGTGCAGTCAAAACATAATCTGGTGGTGGATGAAATCTGAAAACTAGTCAGAGATGTAATAACTGCTCCTATTCCATGGCCTTTTGCATTAGAGACACCGTCGAACACGAGCGCCCATCGCACTCCTGGTTCGGGTCCTTCGTCCGGGCCTGGAATATTGCAGTCTCTGATGAACATGATGTCCTCGTCGGGAAAGTCAAACTTGATCGGTTGGTAACCCTCTACATGTTGATGGGCAAGGTAGTTAGACAAGACACTCCCCTTGATAGCTTTTTGAGTCATGTACTGTATGTAATACTCAGTTAACAACATTTTCCACCGTGCAATTTTCCCACTGACAGCgggcttctaaaaaatgtactttattggatccattttggatatcaataaagttgtgtggcaaatcatatattgtctcaggCGTCGAGTTGCCCAAGCTAGAGCATAGCAAGTCTTTTCCAATAGTGAGTATCTGGTATTACATTTggtaaacttcttgctcaagtaaTATATTACATGTTCTTTAAGGCATGTGTCGTCATGTTCACCCAATACGCAGTCCGTTGATTCATCTAGCACTGTGGGAGACATGATTAAAGGCCTACCAGGAACCAGTGGCTTCAAGATCGGTGGTTCTTGCAAATAC includes:
- the LOC127136290 gene encoding uncharacterized protein LOC127136290; its protein translation is MTQKAIKGSVLSNYLAHQHVEGYQPIKFDFPDEDIMFIRDCNIPGPDEGPEPGVRWALVFDGVSNAKGHGIGAVITSLTSFQISSTTRLCFDCTNNMTKYEACIYGIEPITNLRVNILEVFGYSTLVVSQVRGDRETRDKKLISEENRLAYALATISSMFKVNWKNEAPVIRIDHLDEPTHCIAMEAESDDKPWFYDIKRHLERHEYPEKASIPDNKALRRFSSKFFLNVDVFRQEEL